The sequence below is a genomic window from Fibrobacter sp. UWB10.
CCGATGCTTGGCTTGTTGGGTACGGTTTCGGGCATGGTTCACACATTTGAAAACATTAAGCTTTTCGGTTTCGGAAACCCGGTGCTTTTTGCCGATGGTATTTCTGAAGCTTTGCTCACGACGCAGGCGGGACTTTTGATGTCGTTCCCGCTGATGCTTGCCTATAACTTCTTGGCAGGCCGTGTCGAAAAAATCGAGGAACTGGCCTGGAGCGAAGCGCTCAAGTACGAAAGCTACGTTTTTAAAGAAGGAAAGTTTGAGGTCAAATAATGAGTTTTATTCGTAAAAGAGTTCATGATACAGGAAAGATTGACGTGTCGCCGATGCTCGACTGCGTCTTTATCCTGCTTATCTTCTTTATTGTGACGTCGACTTTCACGCGCGAAACGGGCGTTGACGTTACCAAGCCCAAGGCCAGTTCTGCAAAGGATTTGGCCAAGGAAAGCATTTTGATTGGCGTGACTCGCCAGGGTACGATTCACATTAACGAAACCCAGGTGAATCTGACGACTTTGAATACGGTGCTCCGCCAGATGATGGCTGAAGCGCCTGACCGCCCGGTGATTATCGTGAGCGATCGCGATGCCCCTAACGGTGTCGTTGTCGATATTCTCGATGAATGCAACCTCGCCAAGGTCCGCAAAGTTTCTATCTCGGCGAATAAGGAAGAATAGCCCCGTTTTTTATGCTTGATTTTGTTGGAAAATATCTCCGTTACCCGATTGCACTAGTGCTCTCCTTTGTGTTGAGCGCGGTGTTTTTCCTTGCGATTCCGGTGATTAATGCATTGATGTCTGATAAGGGCGTTAAAGGGCAAAAGGAATTGGAGGCCGTGACCGAGGTGGAAGTCCTGGTGAGTGAAAAGAAACCGGAAGTCAAGCAGAAGGTGATTCGCACAATTGTGAACCCGAATCCGTTCAAGATTACCTCGAACATGGGGGTGTCTCGCAGTCAGAATTTCCAGATGGATTTGTCGCTTGCCCGCGGTGCTGCTGGCGATGGCGTGGCTGTTGGTACGGGCTCCATGGAAAACGTGGTGTACGAAGCGGGCGAAGTGGACGAACAGGCCCAAGTTTTGCGTGAAATCCAGCCCAAGTTCCCCGAAAAGGCTAAGCGCATGGGCGTTTCGGGTTACGTAAAAGTCTTGATTGTGATTGATGTGAATGGCGATGTGGCGCAGGCTCAGGTGTTGACGCAGGATCCTGCCGGCTATGGATTTGATAACGAAGCCTTGAAGGCTGTAAGACAGTGGAAGTTTAGCCCGGCGCAGTTGGGCGGATTCCCCGTGGCACAGAAGGCCACAAAGGAGTTCCGCTTTGTTAATTGATTTTAATTACAAATTGTTTTTCTTTTTTAAAAAGATGACAAAGGTTTTATGCGGGCGGGGCCCCAGCTCGGAGTTGCGAAGGCCGCACGGGCCCCTCCCTGCACCCTCCCCATCCTTGGCCGACGCTAATTCTGACAAAAAAAGTTATCTGCGGACAAAAAAATCTTTTTTTGTTAGTGTATTATTGTTTGCTGTTTCTGTTGAAAGTGCTTTTGCCGCTGAAGACTATTTCTTCAAGGCAAATGAGTTGTATGACCAGGGCAAGTTTAAGGAAGCGGTGCCGCTGTATCGTGCTGCGATTGATGATGGCCGCTATGAACCGTTTGCTTGGTTCAACTTGGGCAATGCTATGGTGCAACTTGACCGCAAGCAGGTGGCCATGGTCGCTTACAAGCGTACGGTAGAACTTTTGCCGACGTTTGAAAAGGCCTGGATGCTCCTTGGCGACCTTTACTACTTGGGCAATGATGTGGGTGAAGCCATTGCGGCTTACAATCGCGCCATTGAACTCGGCGTGGAATCGGATCATGTGCATTTTGCGCTGGCGGAATGCTACTTGAAGGGTCGAGACTGGACGCTTGCACAGAAGAACTTTGAACGCGCTTTGCAGCTGAACCCGGACCGTATGGATGCTTGGTATGGCCTTGCTGAAGTCTACGAAAAATTGGGCGACTACGAATACGCCATCAAGACGCTTCAGAATGCTTTGCAGATGACAGCTACCGCGGGCGCCGATGTTCATTTTACGATGGCTTATTACTACCGCAGCATGGATTCTGCGAGACAATCCTTGAACGAAATGGAAAATGGAATCTTGATGGATCCGGAAAATGTTTCGGCTCGCCGCTACTTGGCGCAAATGTATGTGCAGAACAATTCTCCGTGGATGGCCATTTTTACGCTTGAAGAAGGACTTCGCCACAATAAGGGTAAGGCGGATTTGAACCTGGATTTGGGACAGATTTACTTTACCCAGAAACGCTATGACGAAGCGTTCGATTGCTACATGAAGGCTTGGCTTGCGGGCAATTCGCAAGGGCGTATCGGTGCTGAAAATGTAGGCCACGTATTCTCGAATGCGGGTGATACCGAAAAAGCCGAAAGCCTGTACAAGCGCATTCGCGAGAAAAAGTAGATTCTTCGTGGTGTAGCGCTTGCTTTTACTCGTTGTCATATATGCGGCCTTTATTGGCCTAGGGCTTCCTGATACGGTGCTTGGGGCGGCATGGCCCGTGATGCAGCATGACCTGAATGCGCCTCTTTCGGCAGCAGGGCTTTTGTCGATTATCGTCAGTGTGGGAACGATTGTTTCGAGTTTGTGGACGCCGGCACTTTTGCGCCTGATGGGAACGGGTAAGCTTGTCTTTGTGAGTATTGCGCTTACGGCGGTGGCTTCGTTTGGTTACGGATTTTCGACGACATTTTGGATGATGAGCCTGTTTGCGGTTCCCATGGGAATCGGGGCGGGTGCAATCGATGTCGCGATGAACAACTTTGCGGCCATTTACTTGGAATCGAAACACACGAGTTGGCTGCATGCCAGTTGGGGCGTGGGCGCATGCCTTGGTCCAGCTCTGTTTTCTATCTCGGTGGTGACGGGTGTCGGTTGGCGTGGAGCCTACGACATAGTCGCCTTGTTGCTTGCGGTGATTGCCGCGATGATGCTTATAACGCTCCCGATTTGGAAAAAGACGGAAAAACGCGATGCTTTGCAGCAGGCGCCTGCGGTAAAGGATATCTCGCTGTGGGCGGCGCTCAAGGTGCCTGGAATGAAACTTTCTTTCTGGGTGTTCTTCTTTTATTCGTCGCTTGAAATTTCCACAAGTCTTTGGTGCGGTACTTATTTGGTGGCTCGCGGTTTTGAACCTGAAATCGGGGCGATTGCGGTTTCGCTCATGTTTGCTTCTGTCATGATTGGCCGCATTTTGAGTGGCTTTTTTGCTATTAAGTTTACGGATATGCGCTTGGTGCATGCGGGTATTGCCATCGTGGTGCTAGGCTGTCTTGTTCTGGTATTGCCTTTGCCGCTCTGGTTTACGCCGGTGTGTATTTGTCTGCTTGGGCTCGGTTGTGCTCCGGTGTATCCGTCACTTATTCATGCGACCCCAGCACGATTTGGTGAAGAACTTTCGGGCCGCGCCATCAGTATTCAAATGGCTGGCTCTTATGTGGGGTCCATTCTGATGCCGCCAGCGTTTGGACTTGTTGCTATCAAGACATCTGTAATTGTGTGGCCGGTGGCGTTAGCGTTGTTTGTGGGTTGTCTTTTGCTGTGTGTATGCTTGCTCGATTATGTGACTCGCAAAAAGTTACATAATGCTTTCGCGACCGAGCGAATCAAGGACATTTTGCACCAAGTCGAGAAAATGGCGGAACTGCGCCGAAGGCTCCGTAAGGAACGTCGTCGGGAACGCCGGAAAAACAAGCTGAAACAAGCGCGAATCAAACGAAAGCTGGACCGCCATTAAATAGGGTGCGGCGTCTTTTTCTACATTTGGTTTCATGGCAAAGAAGAAAAAGGTATGGAAATCTCCTGCCATGGCACAGGCCATGCGCAGCAAAGAAGACAAACTCCGTGAAACGCTTACGCAGATTGTGAGCGGACAGAGCAGACTTTTACACCGCCCCGAAGATTTGTACGAGGCGATTGCAAACGGCATTGACGATATCGAAAACTTCAAGAATCCGAAAGACCAGCTGGAACTTTTAGCTTGGACTTTGCGTGCAGACTTTATTTCGTTCAAGGCCGATACCGACGAAGAAAAGGAATACTGGGACAACCTCTTTTACGATGCGGGAACGTTTTTTGTGGAACTGGCATCGCAGTATACCGACAAGGATTATGTCGCAGACTTGATTCATGACCTCGCCATGCGCCATGTGGGTGGTGAAGGCCGCTCGGTGGTGTTCCTGAGTGTCGAAGAAATTTTGCCCAAGGAACGCGCGCAGGCCTTGCTCGAAGAATTGATCAACAAGGTCACCGAAGTCGACCAGGGCAACCGCGAAGATATTCTGGATGCCATTTGCGATATGGCTGATTCTATCAAGGATGCGGCGAACTTTGCGAAGGCTGCACTCCTGAAGGATCCGGATAAGAGCAATGCAACGCTTATCGATATCGCCAACGCCCAGTTTATGGCAGGGAACATTGAACTTGCCAAGCAGTGGCTCGGCGATGTTCGCAACCCCGGCTCCGAAGACGAAGAAGCGTATCTGGATTTGCAGGCCGCCATTGCCGACAAGGAAGGTCGCAAGTCCGATTGCATCAAGATTGCCCGTACCTTGTATGAGACTTTCCCGAAGGTGATGAACCTCGGGCGTTTGGCCGCCTTCTTGCCCGATGCTGAGGCCGACCGCGTGCTCAAGGAACATGAACAGTTCCGTAACGGCAATACGGCGAATCTGGAATTTATGCAGTTGCTCGCCGGCATGAAGCGTTACAACCAGCTTTCGGGCTACGTGGACCGCTTTGAAAAGGACTTGACGACGCTCGATGCCGAAGAACTGACCGAGTTTGCAGACGCCGTTGAAAAGGACGGCCAGAAGGCTCTTGCCGACCACATTCGCGACTGGATTGTGGAAGAACCGGAAGACGCACAAGCCTTTGATGACAAGGATTAAGTCTGATGGCGAATTTTGGTCATGTTTACTTGATTGGTGCAGGTCCTGGCGATCCGGGACTCTTGACGATTCGCGGAAAAGAAATTCTGGAATGCGCCGACGTGGTGGTGTACGACCGCCTGGTTTCTCCGGCGATTCTTGGAATGTGCAATTCAAAGGCGAAGATGGTCGATGTGGGCAAAATGCCGACGCACCACAAGGTGAAACAGTCTGAAATCAACAAACTCTTGGTGCAATTTGCGCAGGAATACCCGCAGGGCATTATTGCTCGCTTGAAGGGTGGTGATCCGTTCGTGTTCGGGCGTGGTGGCGAAGAAGCTTTGGAACTGGTGGCGGCTGGCGTTGAATTTGATGTGGTTCCGGGCATTACTTCGGCCATTTCGGTGCCAGCTTATGCGGGCATTCCCGTAAGCCATCGCGGCATTGCAACAAGTTTCCACATTATCACGGGCCACGAAAAGGCTGAATCGAATGGCGAACTTTCGCTGGACTTTGAAAATCTCGCGAAGTGCCAGGGTACACTCATTTTCTTGATGGGCATTGCCAACATGGACTTTATCGCCAAGCGCCTTGTGGAATGCGGCAAGGACCCGAAAACTCCGCTTGCTTTTATCGAAAAGGGAACCACGCCGTACCAGCGCACGGTCGTGGCGACGCTTGAAACAGCGGGGGAGACGATTGTTCGCGAAAATGTGACAGCTCCCGCGATTACGATTATGGGCGGTGTCGTTGAACTGGGCAAGACGCTCGCTTGGAAAAAGAATTTGCCGCTTTCGGGCAAACGCCTGGTGGTGACTCGCGCCGCCAAGCAGGCCAGCGGAATTACAGCCCGCCTTACGGCCCTCGGTGCCGAAGTCATCGAGACTCCGATGATTGAAACGCGCGCGGTTGAAGGCTCGTTCAATTGGGCTGACCTCGCGAATTTCGACATTCTCGCTTTCACAAGCACGAACGGTGTTGAATCTTTCTTTACGCAGTTGCTTGCTTCTGGCAATGACATTCGCATTCTAGCTGGCAAGAAAATTGCAAGTGTGGGGAAGATTACCGAAAAGAAATTGCTGGAATATGGCATTCGCTGCGATTACGTGCCCGAAGACCATACCGGTGAAGGCCTTGGAAAACTGCTGCGAGATGTGGTTGATAAAGGCGAATTGGACGCATCCCGCATCTTGTTGCTTCAAGGCAATCTCGCTGATGACACCCTGTTGAAACTTTTACCGCAGGCTGTGCGCTGGGTCGTTTACGAAACGCTCCCGGTGGCTGAACTCCCTGAATGGAAGCGTGAAGCGGTTGAATCTGCCGATGCCATCGTCTTTGCCAGCACCAGTGCCGTCGAGAATTACGTTAAACTCATGCCCCAAAGCACCGACGGTGCGACCTCATACCCCGTACCTCACACCTCTTTTTGCATCGGTCGTATGACGGAATCTGCAGCCCGCAAGCATGGTTTTGAAACCGTTACCTCCGACGAAACCACCATGGATTCCCTCGTCAAGAAAATCGCGGAATATTACGCAGGGGAGCGCGCATAATGAAGGCAATTCTGATTATCGCGCATCACTGCATTTTGCCGGGGGCTTACAAGGGCTTCGAAGAAATCATGGATAAATTGCACCATGATTTGCCCGGCACGCGCGTGGCAAGTACGAGCCTGTTGGATTTGGAAAATGACTTGCGTACGCTCTTGCGCGAAGATGTGGAATCGGTGACGCTTTTGCCGTACTTGTTGCTGAATGGTCAGCATACCAAGAACGATGTGCCCAAGGTCGTGGCACACCTGCAGGCTGAATTCCCTCAGATTCCGATTACGCTTTTGCCTTGCCTCGGCGACTGGAAAGAATTTGCCGATATGGTGGTTGCTGGAGTCCGTAGCGCGCAAATAGACGAGAGAACGCCCGCTGATGCGGGCTACAGACGAAAGACGAAAGAAAATGAGTCTTGTCAGAATAATCTCTCGTCTCCCGCCTCTCGTCTCTCGTCTAAGCCAAACCTCTTCTCCATCGAACTGAATCTCGAAGGCAAGAATGTTCTGGTGGTAGGCGGTGGCCGCATTGCCCTTCGCAAGGTCAAAACGCTTTTGCCCACGGGGGCCCGCATTACCGTAGTCGCCCCGCAGTTCGACCCGGAATTCGCAACATTGTCGTCCGTAACCTTGATTAATCGCCCATATGAGCAGCTCGACCTTCGCGGAATCTTTATGGTCTTTATTTGCACCGACCAGCCCGCGGTCAATGCTCAAGTGTCTAACGATGCTCACGCCCGCCGTATTCTGGTGAATAATGCCTGCGACTACCTCGATGGCGACTTTATTGTGCCTGCCCGCATGGATTTTGGCGAAAATATCGCCGTTACGGTTTCTACGCAGGGCCGTGCCCCCTCGCTCGCCAAGAAACTTAAACAGAAAATCCAGACCGAATGGGCCGAAGGCCTTGAACAGATTGAGCGGGATTTTTTGTTATAATTTAAAACGGAGGTGAAAATATGATTATCCGTCCTCGTCGTTTACGCAAGAATGTAACTATCCGCAACATGGTGGCCGAAACCGCCGTGAATCCCGATGCTCTCGTATACCCGATGTTCGTGGTCGAGGGGGAGAATGTCAAGGAAGAAATTCCTTCGATGCCGGGACAGTATCGTTTTTCGATTGACGCTATTCTGACTGAACTTGAAGAATGCGTTAAACTTGGAATCAAGTCGATTTTGTTGTTCGGTATTCCTAGCTTTAAAGATGAATTGGCTTCGTCTGCTTATGACGATGATGGCATTGTGCAGCGTGCGGTTCGCTCAATTAAGGCGCATTTTCCGGACTTGTACGTGATTACGGATGTTTGCCTTTGTGAATACATGAGCCATGGTCACTGCGGAATTGTCAAAGAAGACGGCGATGTCGATAACGACCCGACACTTGAACTTTTGGCAAAGACAGCGCTTTCGCATGCTGAAGCCGGTGCCGACATGGTTGCCCCCTCTGACATGATGGATGGCCGTGTGGCTGCAATTCGTGAAAAACTGGATGAAAATGGTTTCACGAATTTGCCGATTATGGCGTACAGTGCCAAGTTTGCAAGTGCTTATTATGGCCCGTTCCGCGATGCCGCTGATTCTGCTCCGCATTTTGGTGACCGCAAGAGTTACCAGATGGATGTTCGCAATGGTCGCGAAGCCCTGCACGAAGTGGAACTTGATTTGGAAGAAGGAGCCGATATCGTGATGGTTAAGCCTGGGCTTGCCTTCCTCGATATTTTGCGTGAAACGGCTGAAATGAGCAATGTGCCAGTGGCCGTTTACAACGTGAGTGGCGAGTATTCCATGGTGAAGGCGGCGGCCCAAAATGGTTGGATCAATGAAGATGCGATTATCCGTGAAAACTTGATTGCTTTCAAGCGTGCCGGTGCCGATATCATCATTACTTACCATGCCAAAGAAGCCCTTGAAAAGGGCCTTTTGAAATAGAATTTGTTCTAACTTATTGCTAAACAATAGTTTAGATAAATTTTTTCAAAAAAGTGCAATTATGATATAAATCACACTTTTAAGTGTGATTTTGTAATTTGTTTAATTTTTATTAACTTTGTATAAAAATGGTATTATATTTGTAGTGTCGTTTTAGATAAAACGCACATAAATAAAAATGGAGAATAAAATGAAAAAGTTGATGCTCGCTGCCGCTTTCGGCGCTGCTGCTATCCTCACCGCTTGTGGCGATGATTCCTCTTCTAACGCTTCTGGTTCTTCCAAGACTCAGCTCGACGGCAAGTCTGTTGTTTCTTGCGACGTGGTTAGGACCATTGCTGGTATTGAAAGCCATTCTTGCCATGCTATCGCCGCTGATGACGCTGGCGTTGACGCTTTCTTGGCCAAGTGCGGCGCAAATAACGAATTCGACACGGCTGTTTATACTCCGGGTCAGGGTTGCACGGGTGCTGTGCTTGCTTGCGATACGCAGGAAGGCGGCCAGGTGGAATACTTCTACGATGACGCTTCCGCTCATTTCGGTTGCGAAGGCGTTGGCCCGCACAACTTCTAATATCTATTGAGCATTAGGTATTTTTTTACGGAAGGTCCGGCCCTCGGGTCGGATTTTCTATTTTTGGTGGCATGAATCATTCTTTGAGTGAAAAACTTTTTGCCGAAGCCAAGAACTTAATGCCGGGTGGCGTGAATAGCCCGGTGCGTGCCTATAGCAATGTGGGGGCAACGCCTCCGTTTATCAAGCGTGCTAAGGGTAGCCACATTTATGATGTTGATGGTAACGATTACATCGACTACGTGGGCAGTTGGGGCCCGATGCTTTTGGGACATGCTCATGAAGCCGTGATTAAGGCGGTGGCCGATACGGCCCAGAATGGCCTTAGCTTTGGTGCACCCTGCGGACTGGAATCGGAACTTGCGAAGCTCGTGATGGAGCTTGTGCCGAGTGTCGAGATGATTCGCATGGTGAACAGCGGCACCGAAGCCACCATGAGTGCGATTCGTGCGGCGCGTGGTTTCACGGGCCGCGACAAGATTGTCAAGTTTGAAGGTTGTTACCACGGCCATAGCGATAGCTTGCTGATTAAGGCGGGCTCGGGGATGCTTACCACCGGTAAGCCGAGCAGCAAAGGTGTGCCGGCGGATTTGGCTAAGTATACGCTGACGCTGCAATACAATGACGTGGCCGGCGTCCATGAGTTATTCGATAAGATTGGCGACGAGATTGCAGGCGTCATTGTAGAACCCGTGGCCGGGAATATGGGCGTGGTGCCCGCGAAGCCGGAATTTTTGCAGGCGCTTTCCGAAGAAACCAAGAAGCATGGCGCGCTCTTGATTGTGGATGAAGTCATGACGGGTTTCCGCGTCGGAATTCACTGCGCTCAGGGCTTGTACGGAATTAAGCCGGATCTTACGACTTTCGGTAAGATTATCGGCGGTGGCATGCCGGTGGGCGCTTATGGCGGCCGCTTGGATGTGATGCAGCAGATTGCGCCTCTCGGTGGAATTTACCAGGCGGGTACGTTGTCGGGTAATCCGGTGGCGATGGCGGCAGGCCTTGCCACGATGCGCGAATTGAATTCGCACCCTGAATATTATGTTCGTGCCGAAAATAGCACTAAGAAGTTGATTGCAGGCCTTGAAGAGGCTGCAAAGTTGGCCGGAATTCCGCTGGCCACGAACCAGGTGGGTTCCATGGGTTGTATCTTCTTTACCGAAGGTCCCGTCACCTGCTTTGTCGATGTGCAAAAGTCCAACTTGGATTTGTTCCGCCGCTACTTCCTTGGAATGCTCGACGAAGGCATTTACCTTGCCCCGAGCCAGTTTGAGGCGATTTTCGTGAGTGCGGCTCATACCGACGATGATATCGACCGTACCATTGAAGCTGCCCGCAAGGTTTTCAAGTCGCTGTAATTTCTATTTTTGGGCTCTGAAAAATTGAGGTTCTGAATGATTGTATCTTGGATGACCACCAACAAGTGTAACTTGACCTGCAAGCACTGCTACCAGGACGCAGGCGAGAACAAGGCTGCCGAACTCACGACCGCCGAGGCCATGAAGCTGATTGACGAAATCGCGAGGGCGGGGTTCAAGATTATGATCTTTAGCGGTGGCGAGCCCATGACCCGCCCAGACATTGTGGAGCTTGTCGCGCACGCCTCGAGCAAGGGACTTCGCCCGGTTTTTGGTACCAACGGTACGCTCATTACCCATGATTTGGCTTTTAAGCTGAAGGCTGCCGGTGCTATGGCTATGGGTATCAGCATTGACAGTATCGATCATGACCGTCACAATGATTTTCGCGGCCTTCCGAATGCCTTCGAACTCACGATGATGGGTATCGAAAACTGCAAGGCTGCAGGCCTCCCGTTCCAGATTCATACGACGATTATGGACTGGAACCAGAACGAAATTTTCGACATTATGGACTGGGTCAAAGAAATTGGTGCCGTAAACCACCAGATTTTCTTCTTGATTCCCGTGGGTCGCGGCAAGGAAATTGAAGGTCACGCTCTCCGCGTTGCTGAATACGAAGGTCTGCTCCGCAAGATTATGGAAAAGAGCCGCACCCTCGGCATCCCGGTGAAGCCCACTTGCGCTCCGCAGTTCCTGCGCATTGCTGACCAGCTCGATATCAAGACGCGTTACAGCCGTGGTTGCCTCGCTGGCTTGGATTACTGCATCGTAAGCCCGATAGGTAAGGTGCGCCCCTGCGCCTACATGATGGAAGAAGCGGGCGATGTACACGACACGCCTTTCGATGAAATTTGGGCGAATGCCGAAGTGTTCAAGAAGCTCCGCACCAAGGCCTATGCCGGAGCCTGCGGCAAGTGCAAGTTCAACGACCGCTGTGGCGGTTGCCGCGCCCGTGCTGCCTACTATCACGACGGCGACTACATGCAAGAAGACTCGTATTGCGCTTACGGGAGAGGCCTGTGAGTTTCACCGCCGACGATGAAAAATATATGCGCATGGCGCTTCGCGAGGCCGAAAAAGCCTTTGACGAAGGGGAAATCCCTATCGGTTGCGTCATCGTAAAAGATGGCGCTGTCATTGGTAAGGGCCATAACCAGATTGAAATGCTCAAGGATGCCACAGCCCATGCCGAAATCTTGTCGATTGGAACGGCTGCAAGTGCCCTCGACAATTGGCGCCTGGAAGGTTGTACTTTATATGTAACGCTAGAGCCTTGTCCGATGTGCGCAGGAGCTATTTTGAACAGCCGAATCAGCCGTGTGGTCTATGGTTCTCCGGATACCCGTTTTGGCGGCTGCGGCACGACAATTGACGTCATTACGAATAACGCGCTCAAACGCGAAGTCGAAGTGGTTGGGGGACTCCTTGCCGACGAATGTTTGGGCATTTTGAAGGCTTTTTTCCAAAAGATGCGGCTACAAAAAGGTGATAGCGGCAACAAGGGAATTAGTTAATACTATATTCTGCATATGAATTTCTTTAAGTTTTTTGCGAGCGCTAGCGCTCTTTTTGCCCTGTGTGCCTGTGATGGTAATGAGTTCGTTCTTACGTTCAACACCCAGAACGCTCCCCAGCAGACATATTTCCTTGAATCTTCTTTGAATGCAATCTTGCCGACGACGGATTCCGTGTCTGGAACGCCCGAAGCAATGAATACGCATCTCAGTGTTCGTGCGACCAATTCTCTTTTGACCGCTTACGACGATGGTTCTGCCAAGTTCCAGCTTAAAATTGACTCGGTAGACTACAAGTCTGATAAGCGTACGGTCGAAGAATTCAGCAGCATGGAACGCTACATGTCCACCGAACATTTCCAGTTCAAGATGGCTAAAGATGGCGATATTCGCGATGCTGTTATCGAAGACTCCGTGATGCTCGGAACCGAGGCTCTGGATTTGATTCGCATTTTCCTCAAAGTCCAGCCGCTTTTGCCGGGCAAACCGGTCAAACTGGGCGAAACTTGGGACCGTCAGGTCGAAATTCCGGGTACATCTAAAAAGACGGTGGTGTACAAGTCCTTTACGCTCGAAGACCATTATGTTCATGATGGTGTCCAGATGGCCAAGATTGGCATGAACATCAAGTACAAGGAACTTGCTGATTCGACCTCTGACTTGCGCATGGAAAGCAAAGGCTTTATCGTGGGTACGGGTACAATCCTGTTCGACATGACGCATGGTGCTATTTCGAATGTGAAAATGGAATTGACTGGCGACCTGAGTGTAAACGATATTGTTGCCGACAACGTGATTCCCGATATGCATGTGATTCAGAAAATCAAGCTGAGGAGTGAATTTTGATTTTAGACTTTAAGAAATGGTCAGGACTTGCCTTAGCGACGTTCTTATTTGTTGGTGCCGCGGTTGCGGGGGAGATGCCTTTCCCGCCGATTGAAAATGGCAAGGTAAAACTAGTGGTGGCGGATAGCCCTTATTTGCTGGAACAGGGTGCTGTTTTTTCGGCAAAGGATACCTTGGAAATTGAACCGGGTGTAACGGTCTTGATGGGCGAATATGCAAAGCTCATGTTCCGTGGCTCCGTCAAAATTATCGGTACCGACGCTGCTCCCGTGGTGTTCAAGAGCGCTGATTCGCTCAAGAGCTGGAACGGTCTTCATTTTGTGTCGGCGAACAAGCCGTTTGAAATCAAGAACCTGGTTGTTGAAAATGCATTCCGCAATACGGTGTTCCGCTCTAAGGGCATTTTCGAAAACGTGAAGTTCGTGAACAACTACTACGGCCTTTGGATTGACGATGTGCCCGAAGTATTCCTTGCTCGTTGCGAATTCGTGCGCAACCGCTTTGCCCTTTCGATTCGCGCCGGCCAGGTGGTGTCTGCCGATACCAAGATCAGCGACAACGTTTATGGCCTTTACCTGGAACCGGGTGGAAAGTTCGATGGCGACAAGAGCTTGATTAAGGATAATCTTGAAGCCGATGTGCGTAACGAAGCCGAAGAACTTGCCGCACAGGGCAAGCGCGTGAACAGGAATATCTGGCACCGTATCGAAACCTCTTTCTAAGGAATCTTTAGTGCAAGAGTCGTTCCGCAGATCCATTCGCAAGATGACGGATAGTAGCGTCCGTCTTTCGGTGCGACCGAATCGCTCCACCATGATGGCGACGCTTTCGCAGTCGATGATGGTGACTTGGTCGATTGTGTTGCACGAACACTTGGATGCCATGCTGAACGATCCGGCGGTAAATGTCGGTACGACAGAACTGATTTCTTTTAGCGAAACCGCTTGGAAATTGGCCGATTCCAGTTTCCCGCAGATTGTGGCTGATGCCAACAAGCTTTACGATGAATTTCGCACCAAGTGGATGCAGCGTTTTTCGACAGACGAAGTGATGCGCCTGCTTCTGGAAGGCGGAGACTTCTTGCATCACGACGAAGAAAAGGGCTGGGCGCTGACGGTCAAGAACAACAAGCAAGACATTAATGCTTTTTATTCCGCGACGATTCACTTGCTGGTGAGCGACGCCGAACCGTTGTTCGTCCGCATGCACGGCCGCGTCATGCAGTTGCAGGAAAAG
It includes:
- a CDS encoding tetratricopeptide repeat protein is translated as MFAVSVESAFAAEDYFFKANELYDQGKFKEAVPLYRAAIDDGRYEPFAWFNLGNAMVQLDRKQVAMVAYKRTVELLPTFEKAWMLLGDLYYLGNDVGEAIAAYNRAIELGVESDHVHFALAECYLKGRDWTLAQKNFERALQLNPDRMDAWYGLAEVYEKLGDYEYAIKTLQNALQMTATAGADVHFTMAYYYRSMDSARQSLNEMENGILMDPENVSARRYLAQMYVQNNSPWMAIFTLEEGLRHNKGKADLNLDLGQIYFTQKRYDEAFDCYMKAWLAGNSQGRIGAENVGHVFSNAGDTEKAESLYKRIREKK
- a CDS encoding biopolymer transporter ExbD; protein product: MSFIRKRVHDTGKIDVSPMLDCVFILLIFFIVTSTFTRETGVDVTKPKASSAKDLAKESILIGVTRQGTIHINETQVNLTTLNTVLRQMMAEAPDRPVIIVSDRDAPNGVVVDILDECNLAKVRKVSISANKEE
- the cobA gene encoding uroporphyrinogen-III C-methyltransferase, with the protein product MANFGHVYLIGAGPGDPGLLTIRGKEILECADVVVYDRLVSPAILGMCNSKAKMVDVGKMPTHHKVKQSEINKLLVQFAQEYPQGIIARLKGGDPFVFGRGGEEALELVAAGVEFDVVPGITSAISVPAYAGIPVSHRGIATSFHIITGHEKAESNGELSLDFENLAKCQGTLIFLMGIANMDFIAKRLVECGKDPKTPLAFIEKGTTPYQRTVVATLETAGETIVRENVTAPAITIMGGVVELGKTLAWKKNLPLSGKRLVVTRAAKQASGITARLTALGAEVIETPMIETRAVEGSFNWADLANFDILAFTSTNGVESFFTQLLASGNDIRILAGKKIASVGKITEKKLLEYGIRCDYVPEDHTGEGLGKLLRDVVDKGELDASRILLLQGNLADDTLLKLLPQAVRWVVYETLPVAELPEWKREAVESADAIVFASTSAVENYVKLMPQSTDGATSYPVPHTSFCIGRMTESAARKHGFETVTSDETTMDSLVKKIAEYYAGERA
- a CDS encoding MFS transporter, producing MLLLVVIYAAFIGLGLPDTVLGAAWPVMQHDLNAPLSAAGLLSIIVSVGTIVSSLWTPALLRLMGTGKLVFVSIALTAVASFGYGFSTTFWMMSLFAVPMGIGAGAIDVAMNNFAAIYLESKHTSWLHASWGVGACLGPALFSISVVTGVGWRGAYDIVALLLAVIAAMMLITLPIWKKTEKRDALQQAPAVKDISLWAALKVPGMKLSFWVFFFYSSLEISTSLWCGTYLVARGFEPEIGAIAVSLMFASVMIGRILSGFFAIKFTDMRLVHAGIAIVVLGCLVLVLPLPLWFTPVCICLLGLGCAPVYPSLIHATPARFGEELSGRAISIQMAGSYVGSILMPPAFGLVAIKTSVIVWPVALALFVGCLLLCVCLLDYVTRKKLHNAFATERIKDILHQVEKMAELRRRLRKERRRERRKNKLKQARIKRKLDRH
- a CDS encoding energy transducer TonB translates to MLDFVGKYLRYPIALVLSFVLSAVFFLAIPVINALMSDKGVKGQKELEAVTEVEVLVSEKKPEVKQKVIRTIVNPNPFKITSNMGVSRSQNFQMDLSLARGAAGDGVAVGTGSMENVVYEAGEVDEQAQVLREIQPKFPEKAKRMGVSGYVKVLIVIDVNGDVAQAQVLTQDPAGYGFDNEALKAVRQWKFSPAQLGGFPVAQKATKEFRFVN
- a CDS encoding NAD(P)-dependent oxidoreductase, encoding MKAILIIAHHCILPGAYKGFEEIMDKLHHDLPGTRVASTSLLDLENDLRTLLREDVESVTLLPYLLLNGQHTKNDVPKVVAHLQAEFPQIPITLLPCLGDWKEFADMVVAGVRSAQIDERTPADAGYRRKTKENESCQNNLSSPASRLSSKPNLFSIELNLEGKNVLVVGGGRIALRKVKTLLPTGARITVVAPQFDPEFATLSSVTLINRPYEQLDLRGIFMVFICTDQPAVNAQVSNDAHARRILVNNACDYLDGDFIVPARMDFGENIAVTVSTQGRAPSLAKKLKQKIQTEWAEGLEQIERDFLL